In Trifolium pratense cultivar HEN17-A07 linkage group LG7, ARS_RC_1.1, whole genome shotgun sequence, a genomic segment contains:
- the LOC123895597 gene encoding uncharacterized protein LOC123895597 gives MEDVWTMKKQLPDFMGTDPFGRITAAERFFEKNEVPSHDKLQWAFMSMEDKEAMMWFYYWCEENPDADWNSFSIAMIREFGVQMVQNQESEPKETKGAKLEENEFKFSVESEAKDYQTKAMNEVQRGKEQAFLFEPSNANLYVVANENQRIKAVAVELRPPPEPPNANLHARISSSSDLQRRKEKMLVLKPPPEPPDADLFAAVTEIKQIGDVMNIKNGIAQIPVAPKPPIKPPYTGAGIVVTNRNSHASTSEKQVVGCPATISPKPPNHVGLTQCKILSTTADSHLHKSVPSVLHVNDLLHVSSSGQCTSLLLSHVSSKGHPLPLATYHGYTMQSELSNTIECELCQYFNPMNQTQYIFGLNFKEVAIWAGIELLGFNSNWAIRKDNGNLKLRRKDHISALHYEKKGVSSGEQLSNAEDTSLFFKFIENNNLGHFSKPRVAADKENYNFVINPTNGSCEFSTNSLMIRMDDHDALIICGGGVERSSNIEILLRGENVLMFINKESRERIMNRRHFFRVALASKNVRMEVMKLDLNWLVLIMLSVVIGLACCDAKNVEMEASPATNAFLSLHSCIQDMAAKVLTFLVIHNGILEGECRKKIATLNSQNNKREVTSLMSTLQFENCTIEDIVNDGVVWFLGIAEETIFHILDAANKFALVSIFNVLDIWNDVLVTVLVEMHMKQGHISCAHGVVVWKALIGMYGRKGECEYAFEMIFFYSSVLTRQWDPGKFNVFLSNAAYEFCWRIVFISHGACIHIIVEPYDLALWNTVIWGYVSERNFVLPFNMMSWHYFFLVKQQYLIEFNFPMVVVADTEVCWRMFFIFHRLLNFVFDRGKLDGGKISTLRTRLFEGVGIDRDLIVKVGLDFGPRLRCDEVA, from the coding sequence ATGGAGGACGTTTGGACTATGAAGAAGCAATTACCAGATTTTATGGGGACCGATCCTTTTGGCCGGATCACTGCAGCTGAAAGGTTCTTTGAGAAGAATGAAGTTCCCTCTCACGATAAGCTTCAGTGGGCTTTTATGAGCATGGAAGATAAAGAAGCGATGATGTGGTTTTATTATTGGTGTGAAGAGAATCCAGATGCAGACTGGAATTCATTTTCTATAGCTATGATTAGAGAATTTGGAGTACAAATGGTGCAAAATCAAGAATCAGAGCCGAAGGAAACAAAAGGTGCAAAGTTAGAGGAGAACGAGTTCAAATTCAGTGTTGAATCAGAAGCAAAAGATTACCAGACAAAAGCAATGAATGAGGTGCAAAGAGGAAAGGAGCAGGCATTTCTCTTTGAGCCATCGAATGCCAACCTTTATGTGGTGGCTAACGAGAACCAAAGAATCAAAGCAGTTGCCGTTGAACTCCGACCTCCACCAGAACCGCCAAACGCCAATTTACATGCACGGATCTCTTCAAGCTCCGATCTGCAAAGAAGAAAGGAGAAGATGCTTGTTCTCAAACCACCACCGGAGCCGCCAGATGCCGATTTGTTCGCGGCGGTCACGGAAATCAAACAGATCGGCGATGTGATGAACATAAAGAATGGAATCGCACAGATTCCGGTTGCTCCCAAACCACCTATAAAACCGCCGTACACGGGAGCCGGTATTGTGGTGACAAATCGGAACTCGCATGCGTCGACATCAGAGAAGCAAGTTGTGGGATGTCCGGCCACGATCTCACCAAAACCACCAAATCATGTAGGCCTCACACAATGCAAAATTCTATCTACAACAGCGGATTCTCATCTTCACAAATCTGTGCCATCCGTTTTGCACGTTAATGATTTATTACACGTGTCATCATCAGGTCAGTGCACATCCCTCCTTCTCTCTCATGTGTCATCCAAGGGACACCCTTTACCACTTGCTACCTATCATGGTTACACGATGCAATCAGAGCTGTCCAACACAATAGAATGTGAATTGTGTCAATATTTTAATCCAATGAATCAGACccaatatatttttggtttgaattttAAGGAAGTGGCAATATGGGCTGGAATAGAATTACTGGGCTTTAATAGCAACTGGGCCATAAGAAAGGATAATGGGAATTTGAAGCTTAGGAGGAAGGATCACATTTCAGCTCTACATTACGAGAAAAAGGGGGTTTCATCTGGAGAACAATTATCAAATGCAGAAGACACTTCTTTATTCTTCAAGTTCATTGAAAATAATAACCTTGGCCATTTTTCAAAACCTCGAGTGGCAGCTGATaaagaaaattacaattttGTAATAAATCCCACCAATGGTTCATGTGAATTTTCAACTAACTCTTTGATGATTCGAATGGATGATCATGATGCACTCATAATTTGTGGGGGAGGAGTTGAAAGGTCCTCAAACATTGAAATATTGCTGAGAGGTGAGAATGTTCTTATGTTCATTAACAAGGAGAGTAGAGAGAGGATCATGAATAGGAGACATTTTTTCCGAGTAGCTCTTGCATCAAAAAATGTAAGAATGGAAGTTATGAAGCTTGACTTAAACTGGCTTGTGCTTATTATGTTAAGTGTTGTAATTGGCTTGGCTTGTTGTGACGCTAAAAATGTTGAGATGGAGGCGAGTCCAGCAACTAATGCATTTTTAAGCTTGCATTCATGTATTCAAGACATGGCAGCAAAGGTACTAACATTCCTTGTCATTCACAATGGGATCCTTGAAGGGGAATGTAGAAAGAAGATAGCCACACTGAATAGTCAAAACAACAAAAGGGAAGTCACATCACTGATGTCTACTCTTCAATTTGAGAATTGTACAATAGAGGATATAGTAAATGATGGTGTGGTCTGGTTCTTGGGAATTGCAGAGGAAACAATATTTCATATATTGGATGCTGCAAATAAGTTTGCTCTTGTTTCAATATTCAATGTATTAGATATATGGAATGATGTTTTGGTGACTGTTTTAGTTGAGATGCATATGAAACAGGGGCATATTTCTTGTGCACATGGGGTTGTGGTATGGAAGGCATTGATAGGAATGTATGGAAGGAAGGGAGAATGTGAGTATGCTTTTGAAATGATATTCTTCTACTCATCGGTGTTGACCAGACAATGGGATCCGGggaaatttaatgtttttttgtcaaatgCTGCTTATGAATTTTGTTGGAGAATTGTCTTCATTTCTCATGGGGCTTGTATCCATATTATTGTAGAACCATATGATCTTGCTTTGTGGAATACAGTTATATGGGGGTATGTAAGTGAAAGAAACTTTGTACTTCCTTTCAACATGATGTCGtggcattatttttttttggtgaagcaACAATACTTGATAGAATTCAATTTTCCAATGGTAGTTGTTGCTGATACTGAAGTTTGCTGGAGAATGTTCTTCATCTTTCATAGATTGCTCAACTTTGTATTTGATAGAGGCAAGTTGGATGGAGGCAAAAtttcaaccttgaggacaaggttgtttGAAGGGGTGGGTATTGATAGAGACTTGATTGTGAAAGTGGGCCTTGACTTTGGCCCAAGACTAAGGTGTGATGAGGTGGCATGA